The Nitrososphaerales archaeon DNA window GAGGTTAGTGCTACTCCATATGAACAGATTACACCAACTCAGATATTCTTCGATGATTTCCAAACAGGTGGCTTTGGTAAATGGGTAGAATCGAACGAATTTGACTGGAATGTAGAGACGCCTGCGGAAAGAAATATTTCGGGATATCCCTCATCAAATCTTGTAGCACATGCGGATCAATGCACCTCTTCAGCTGGTTGCATATTAACGATGGCGACTCCTCTCGATCTGACAGGATATCAGAAAGTGACTTTGAAGTTTTGGAGGTATGTAGATAATAACCTAGATGCTGGAGAGTTCTTGAGAGTTCAGATATACGATGGTACTACATGGAATAGTATATTTTCATGGACGCATGGGCAGGGAGATGATGATATATGGCATCTAGAAACATATGACTTGCCAGCAAAATATCTTGTTAACAACTTTAACTTGCGTTTTATATCCAAAGAAAGTTCCTCCCTAGAAGAAGTTGAGATTGACGATGTTCTGATAGAACGTTCTAACTAGCTCAACCCTTGTGGTCCTTGAAGTAAGGAAGAACTTCATTGCCAAACAATTCGATGTTCTTGTAGTAACCGCTTCCCCAGAACCTAATTACAAAATGCTTTACGCCAGCTTTTATGAACCGTTCGAATATTGGAATAACATCATCAGGCCTACCCACAGCTATAGCTGACCTAGCAACGTCATCAGGAATGATCTGCGCCTCTTCTCTCATCTTCTTTATGAGATCTTGGTTTTGCATAGAATATTCTGTAAAATACTTGCGGAAGTCAAACTCACCTTTTGACTGTATGTTATGAACCTTTAGGACTTCAGGTTTGTACAGACTAACTTTTAGAGGATTCTTTAATTTGGCAAATGCCTCCTCTGCATCATCTGCAAAATATACATCAATGTCCAACCCAAGTTCAAGTTTCTCGATGTCACGCCCATTTTCCTTTGCCGCATCAAAAATTATCTTTGCATGATATTCATAGAGTTCCGGTGTATATGCTATGGGCAACCATCCGTCTCCAAATCTTCCAACAAGTGAAAGTGTTCTTGGAGCACCAGCTGCTAGAAACATTGGTGGTCTGGGTTTTCTAATGGGCTTGGTTTGTAAACACGCACTGTTCAGACTGTAAAACTTTCCCTCAAAGTTGACCCTTTTGCTAGGAGAAGACTCAAACAGTAAGGATATGACCTGGAGCTGCTCTTCGAAACGTCCTACTGGCTTATCCCATTGAATCCCAAAATCGTTGATGTTCTGTGCTTCACCAGCACCTATACCCAGTATTGCTCTACCATGAGATAATCTATCAAGGGTCACCGTTTGAAGCGCTACTGTAGACGGATGCCTCCTTATTGCATCTGTAACGCAAGTACCCAACTCTACATTCTTCGTGACTTGTGAGGCTGCTGCAAGAAAGATCCATGCATCGTTAATTATTGCATTTGGCCACTGTGGTACATTAGTATGATCCATTATCCATACGGAATCGTACCTCAGCTTATCGGCAAGCATACATGCTGTTAGTTGCTGATCCTCATTTAGTCCTAGCCTTGCAACATTCAGTCCCTGTTGAACCCCAAATTTGACCAAGGGGAAACTCCTCTATTTAGAATGGGATTGTAGAGCAATGAAATAAAGATTTACCAGTAATGTCCACGCCATCTAATATTGATGGAAGCAACATACAATTTTTCAATTGCAGAGCTATTTAAATATTGTAGCGAGACTAATGTCTTACTAGAGATGAGTTATGTAGGTATTATCCTGGACTAATAGTTTACGTTATCTTAACTATTGCCCTACCAATTATTCCACCTTTCTCAAGTTTCTCAAAGGCAGAGTTAATCTCTTCTAATCTATACTCTTCAGATACAGATTCATCCACATTTATTATCCCTCTGCTTGCAAGCGATATTACTTCGGGCATATCAATTCTAGGTTTTGCACCGTACGAACCTATGATTTTCACTCCTCTTCTGACAACGGAATTTATCTCAAAATTTGCCTCTGAGCCCTTCGACGAGAGACCTACCAACGCCGCCCTACCGCCAGATCTTACGGATTGTATGGCTGCGTTTATGGTATCTTTTATCCCTATTACTTCTATTGCTGCATCAACACCTTTGCCACCAGTGATATTCATTATTGATTTTACTGGATCTTCTTTCTTAGGATTTATAGTGTTCATAGCACCTATAGTCTTGGCATGCTCAAGTTTCTCATCACTCAGATCAATTGCAATAACGTTTGACCGGAACACCTTGCTGGCGATCTGTACAACATTAGTACCAACACCGCCGATGCCGAAC harbors:
- a CDS encoding fibronectin type III domain-containing protein, with protein sequence MAQWISSSSPDFDIFLYNPGGSLLGRSEGVTRQETIGVSITQTGTYSLQVKSLSGSGPYFVDISSGSTLPEPITPTESSPPQNLQAAAGNMQITLTWNAPATDGSSAITNYNVYRSGASGTIESKTLVTTVGNVLTYTDIGLTNGIPYYYQVTAINGVGESEASNEVSATPYEQITPTQIFFDDFQTGGFGKWVESNEFDWNVETPAERNISGYPSSNLVAHADQCTSSAGCILTMATPLDLTGYQKVTLKFWRYVDNNLDAGEFLRVQIYDGTTWNSIFSWTHGQGDDDIWHLETYDLPAKYLVNNFNLRFISKESSSLEEVEIDDVLIERSN
- a CDS encoding LLM class flavin-dependent oxidoreductase, whose protein sequence is MVKFGVQQGLNVARLGLNEDQQLTACMLADKLRYDSVWIMDHTNVPQWPNAIINDAWIFLAAASQVTKNVELGTCVTDAIRRHPSTVALQTVTLDRLSHGRAILGIGAGEAQNINDFGIQWDKPVGRFEEQLQVISLLFESSPSKRVNFEGKFYSLNSACLQTKPIRKPRPPMFLAAGAPRTLSLVGRFGDGWLPIAYTPELYEYHAKIIFDAAKENGRDIEKLELGLDIDVYFADDAEEAFAKLKNPLKVSLYKPEVLKVHNIQSKGEFDFRKYFTEYSMQNQDLIKKMREEAQIIPDDVARSAIAVGRPDDVIPIFERFIKAGVKHFVIRFWGSGYYKNIELFGNEVLPYFKDHKG